DNA sequence from the Entomomonas asaccharolytica genome:
TTGCTAAGACCATTGATCGAATAGATGAGTTATTTAATTCCAATAATGCACTAACAGGTATCTCTACAGGCTTTGCTGATTTAGATAAAAAAACCAATGGTTTACAAGCCGCTGACCTTATTATTGTGGCGGGTCGTCCCTCAATGGGGAAAACTTCCTTTGCCATGAACCTAATAGAAAATGCTGCCCTAAGAACAGATAAAGCCGTACTTGTTTACTCTTTGGAAATGCCTGCTGAATCATTAGCCATGAGAATGCTCTCCTCATTGGGGCATATTGAACAAGGTAAAATTAGAACAGGTCGTTTAGATGAAGATGATTGGCCTCGTTTGACTTCAGCAATAAACCTACTCAATGAATGTAAATTATTTATAGATGATACCGCGGGTATTAGTCCTTCAGAAATGCGTTCAAGAACTCGTCGCCTAGCACGTGAACATGGCGAAATAGGTTTGATTATGGTCGATTACCTGCAATTAATGCAACTAGGCAATGGTGGTGGTGAAAATAGAACCAATGAAATTTCTGAAATTTCTCGTTCATTAAAAGCGTTAGCTAAAGAATTTAACTGTCCTGTGATTGCTCTATCACAGCTAAATCGTTCGCTTGAAAGCCGTCCTAATAAAAGACCAGTCAATGCCGATTTACGTGAGTCTGGTGCTATTGAACAGGATGCTGACGTTATTATGTTTATCTATCGAGATGAAGTCTATCATCCAGAAACCGAGCATAAGGGTGTAGCAGAAATTATTATAGGCAAACAACGTAATGGCCCTATTGGCACAGTAAGATTAGCCTTTTTAGGTAAATATACCCGCTTTGAAAATTTAGCAGCAGGTATGTATGATTTTGATGACGAATAGAATATAGGCAGTATGTATTATGCAAATTAAGTTGGCTAATCCCCGTGGTTTTTGTGCAGGTGTTGATAGAGCAATTGAAATTGTCAATCGTGCACTTGATCTATTCGAACCGCCCATCTATGTTCGTCATGAAGTAGTCCATAACAAATTTGTAGTAGAAAATTTAAAAGCCCGTGGTGCAGTATTTGTTGAAGAACTAGACCAAGTTCCTGATGATAATATTGTAATTTTTAGTGCGCATGGTGTTTCCAAAGCAGTTAGAAAAGAGGCAGAAAATAGAGGGCTAAAAGTTTTTGATGCAACCTGCCCATTAGTAACCAAAGTCCATATGGAAGTAGTACGCTACAGCCAAAAAGGGCAAGAATGTATCCTTATAGGCCATGCGGGACATCCAGAAGTTGAAGGTACAATGGGGCAGTATGATTCCAGACAAGGTGGCGCAATCTACCTAGTAGAAAATGAACAAGATGTACAACAACTACAAGTTAATAATCCCTCAGCTTTAGCCTATGTTACTCAAACTACCTTATCTATGGATGATACGGCTAAAGTGATTGATGCATTACGAGAAAAGTTCTCTGAAATTCAAGGGCCCCGTAAAAATGATATATGCTATGCCACTCAAAATCGGCAAGATGCAGTAAAAACATTAGCTGCTGAATGTGATCTAGTACTCGTGGTAGGAAGTCCAAATAGTTCTAATTCAAACCGTTTACGTGAGTTAGCAGAACGCATGGGCACTAAAGCTTACCTAATAGATGGCGTGCAAGATTTAAATCAAGCATGGTTTAATGGTATCACCAATATTGGTATTACTGCAGGAGCGTCGGCTCCAGAAGTACTAGTTCAAGAAGTTATTCAACAACTACAAAACTGGGGGGCGACCAACCTAATAGAATTGGATGGACAGTTAGAAAATATTACTTTTTCTATGCCAAAAGAACTTAGAATAAAAGAATTATAAATATGTATAAAAATACTCATCTTGTATGCCTTGCAAATACAGGGTTTGTTAATTTAATTAAAAATAGTTAAAAAAAGTAATTGACTGTATATTGTGATGACGTATAATGCGCGTCCTCGATAGGCAGTAAGCAAAAAGTTGGTTACCAAACTATCACTGTTCTTTAACAATATAAATCAAGTAAATCGTGTGGGTGTTTGTAGTACTGGTAAGAATTATCAGTAATATAAATAACTCGTCATGAATGAGTTTTTAGATTACTGAGCCGTTTTGGCTTCTTATGAAGCAAAAGATTTAAAACTGAAGAGTTTGATCATGGCTCAGATTGAACGCTGGCGGCAGGCCTAACACATGCAAGTCGGGCGGTAACAGGTCTTTCGGGATGCTGACGAGCGGCGGACGGGTGAGTAAAGTCTAGGAATCTGCCCATTAGAGGGGGACAACGCGGGGAAACTCGCGCTAATACCGCATACGCCCTACGGGGAAAGGTGCTTAATTGTACCGCTAATGGATGAGCCTAGATCAGATTAGCTAGTTGGTGGGGTAAAGGCCCACCAAGGCGACGATCTGTAGCTGGTCTGAGAGGATGATCAGCCACACTGGGACTGAGACACGGCCCAGACTCCTACGGGAGGCAGCAGTGGGGAATATTGGACAATGGGGGCAACCCTGATCCAGCCATGCCGCGTGTGTGAAGAAGGTCTTCGGATTGTAAAGCACTTTAAGTTGTGAGGAAGGGGTAGTGTAACGAACTACTTTTGACGTTAGCAACAGAATAAGCACCGGCTAACTTCGTGCCAGCAGCCGCGGTAATACGAAGGGTGCAAGCGTTAATCGGAATAACTGGGCGTAAAGCGCGCGTAGGTGGTTTGTCAAGTTGGATGTGAAATCCCCGGGCTCAACCTGGGAACTGCATCCAAAACTGACTGACTAGAGTACGGTAGAGGTTAGTGGAATTTCCTGTGTAGCGGTGAAATGCGTAGATATAGGAAGGAACACCAGTGGCGAAGGCGACTAACTGGACTGATACTGACACTGAGGTGCGAAAGCGTGGGGAGCAAACAGGATTAGATACCCTGGTAGTCCACGCTGTAAACGATGTCAACTAGCCGTTGGAGTCCTTGAGGCTTTAGTGGCGCAGCTAACGCAGTAAGTTGACCGCCTGGGAGTACGGTCGCAAGATTAAAACTCAAATGAATTGACGGGGCCCGCACAAGCGGTGGAGCATGTGGTTTAATTCGACGCAACGCGAAGAACCTTACCTGGCCTTGACATGTCCGGAATCTTGCAGAGATGCGAGAGTGCCTTCGGGAATCGGAACACAG
Encoded proteins:
- the dnaB gene encoding replicative DNA helicase — translated: MANITPEQHDLEIAALKVPPHSIEAEQAVLGGIMLENNTWDRVEDVVSDNDFYRHDHRLIFRAIAKLAERNQPFDVVTLSEQLDKEGVLEQVGGLTYLAELARNIPSVANIRAYAHIVRERATLRQLISVSNDIADSAYVTKGRTGDEILDDAERMIFQIAEGRPKTGGPEVINNILAKTIDRIDELFNSNNALTGISTGFADLDKKTNGLQAADLIIVAGRPSMGKTSFAMNLIENAALRTDKAVLVYSLEMPAESLAMRMLSSLGHIEQGKIRTGRLDEDDWPRLTSAINLLNECKLFIDDTAGISPSEMRSRTRRLAREHGEIGLIMVDYLQLMQLGNGGGENRTNEISEISRSLKALAKEFNCPVIALSQLNRSLESRPNKRPVNADLRESGAIEQDADVIMFIYRDEVYHPETEHKGVAEIIIGKQRNGPIGTVRLAFLGKYTRFENLAAGMYDFDDE
- the ispH gene encoding 4-hydroxy-3-methylbut-2-enyl diphosphate reductase — translated: MQIKLANPRGFCAGVDRAIEIVNRALDLFEPPIYVRHEVVHNKFVVENLKARGAVFVEELDQVPDDNIVIFSAHGVSKAVRKEAENRGLKVFDATCPLVTKVHMEVVRYSQKGQECILIGHAGHPEVEGTMGQYDSRQGGAIYLVENEQDVQQLQVNNPSALAYVTQTTLSMDDTAKVIDALREKFSEIQGPRKNDICYATQNRQDAVKTLAAECDLVLVVGSPNSSNSNRLRELAERMGTKAYLIDGVQDLNQAWFNGITNIGITAGASAPEVLVQEVIQQLQNWGATNLIELDGQLENITFSMPKELRIKEL